In a single window of the Bactrocera dorsalis isolate Fly_Bdor chromosome 2, ASM2337382v1, whole genome shotgun sequence genome:
- the LOC105231789 gene encoding pyridoxal phosphate homeostasis protein, whose product MIRAMSDVNVKAGIESILKRIDEALARRPPHIKAPKPQLVAVSKTKPVEMIIEAYEAGQRHFGENYVQELVEKAQHPEILKHCQDIKWHFIGHLQNNKINKVLKLPNLYMIQTVDNERLANGLNTAWEKFQGDNKQPLSVLIQINTSGEEAKNGVPPSEAPALYKHIKENLKHLQLEGVMTIGAFGFDYSTGPNPDFVSLINVHKQICEENNLDLESVQVSMGMSDDFEHAIEAGSTIVRVGSAIFGFRAKKNA is encoded by the exons ATGATACGCGCAATGTCGGATGTGAATGTCAAAGCGGGCATAGAATCCATTTTAAAGCGCATCGATGAGGCCCTAGCACGCCGGCCGCCG CATATTAAAGCACCAAAACCACAGCTTGTGGCGGTTAGTAAAACAAAGCCGGTGGAAATGATCATCGAAGCCTATGAAGCTGGCCAGCGACATTTCGGTGAAAATTACGTGCAGGAGCTAGTGGAAAAAGCGCAACACCCTGAAATTCTGAAACATTGTCAGGATATTAAATGGCATTTTATTGGTCATctacaaaacaataaaatcaataag gtgCTGAAGCTACCTAACCTATATATGATTCAAACCGTTGACAACGAAAGATTAGCCAATGGACTAAACACCGCTTGGGAAAAATTTCAAGGTGACAATAAACAGCCACTTTCAGTTTTAATACAAATCAACACTAGTGGCGAagaag cCAAGAATGGCGTGCCACCAAGCGAAGCTCCAGCActgtacaaacatataaaagaaaatctaaaGCATCTGCAATTAGAAGGAGTTATGACAATTGGCGCATTTGGCTTTGATTATTCAACTGGTCCGAATCCCGACTTCGTGTCCCTTATAAATGTGCACAAGCAAATCTGTGAAGAGAATAATCTGGACCTAGAGTCAGTGCAAGTGTCCATGGGCATGTCTGATGATTTTGAACATGCG ATTGAGGCGGGCAGCACCATTGTGCGTGTTGGAAGCGCAATTTTCGGTTTTCGTGCGAAAAAGAATGCTTAA